The following nucleotide sequence is from Sphingomonas swuensis.
ATCAGGAAAGGACCAGCCCCCATGTCCACGCTCCAGTTCTACGCAGAGCGCGCCGCCGAGTGCCGCAAGGACGCCGAGGCGGCGACCCTCGACAACGTTCGCAACCGCAATCTCGAAGCCGCAAGCGCCTGGGAAGCGATGGCTGAGCGCATGGTCCGCACCAACGCCCACCGCGAGGCCAACGAGGCCAGCCGCGCCGCCCGCGAGGGCTGAACTTGAGGTCGGAGGGGAGCATAACTATCTCCCTTCCATGACCCCCGACATCACGAACCTCGACGCCGCGCTTGGCGTCACCGTGCCTGCTCGCCACGCCCGTGGCCGCGCTGCCCGGCTCGGGCCCGCGCTCGACGCGGTCCTCTCCGCCCACAACTATCCCGCGCCGATCGAGCGCATCCTCGCCGAGGCGCTGGTCCTGACCGCGCTGCTCGGCTCGCTGCTCAAGGATCCCGGCGGCCAGCTCACCCTGCAGGCACAGACGCAGGGCGGGATCGTCGACCTGCTGGTCTGCGACTACAAGGGCGGCGAACTGCGCGGCTACGTCCGCCACGATCCCGTCATGCTCGCCGATGCGGCGCATGCGCCCAGCCTCAAGACGCTGTTCGGCGAGGGCTATCTCGCGATCACCTTCGACCAGCCCGCGACCGACGAGCGCTATCAGGGAATCGTCCCCCTCGAGGGCGAGAGCCTTGCCGCCGCCGCCCAGAGCTACTTCACCCAGTCCGAGCAAATCCCTTCGATCGTCCGCTTGGCGGTCGAGAAGAAGGACAGCGGCTGGGTCGCCGGTGGAATCCTCTTTCAGCACCTGCCCGAGGGCGAAGAAGGTCGCGAGCGGCTCCACACGCGGCTCGACCATCCCGACTGGGACCATGTGGCGGTGCTTGCCGGCTCGGTCCGTCCCGACGAACTGACCGATCCCGACCTTGCCCTCGAGAGCCTGATCTGGCGCCTTTTCCACGAGGAAGAGGAAGTGCGCGTGTTGCCCGGCACACCGCTGACGCGCGGCTGCCGCTGCGATCCCGATTATGTCCGGTCGGTGATCGCCCGCTTCCCCGAGGACGAGCGTGAGGCGATGAAGGGCGATGACGGCGTGATCCGCGTGGATTGCGAATTCTGCTCTACATCCTTCCCGCTCTCCTTCGATTAAGGGTCGTTGTGGTACCGTAAGGGAATGCGCCGACTCGCTCCGATCATTGTCGCACTTCTTGCCTTGCCGCTGCTCGGTGCGTCGGCGCCGCCGGGCGCGCGCGCGCTTGCCGGGGTGCAGCCGGGCCTGTGGGAAGTCAGTCGCTCCGCGACTGGTCAGGGAGCACGCCGCATCTGCCTTCGCGACGTCGCCTCCCTTGCCAGCTTCGCCCACCCTCGCGAGCGCTGCCAGCGGACGATCCTTGGCGACCGGCCGGGCGAGCTGGTGGTCGACCTGCAGTGCGTCGGCGGGGAGTTCGCCAGATCGCGGATCAGTGTCACGACACCTCGCTCGCTCAAGCTCGAAAGCCAGGGAATTCACGGCGGGGAGCCGTTCGACATGACGCTTTACGCGCGCCGCGTCGGACCTTGCCGTCCGTTTTGACGGATG
It contains:
- a CDS encoding Hsp33 family molecular chaperone HslO gives rise to the protein MTPDITNLDAALGVTVPARHARGRAARLGPALDAVLSAHNYPAPIERILAEALVLTALLGSLLKDPGGQLTLQAQTQGGIVDLLVCDYKGGELRGYVRHDPVMLADAAHAPSLKTLFGEGYLAITFDQPATDERYQGIVPLEGESLAAAAQSYFTQSEQIPSIVRLAVEKKDSGWVAGGILFQHLPEGEEGRERLHTRLDHPDWDHVAVLAGSVRPDELTDPDLALESLIWRLFHEEEEVRVLPGTPLTRGCRCDPDYVRSVIARFPEDEREAMKGDDGVIRVDCEFCSTSFPLSFD
- a CDS encoding DUF3617 domain-containing protein — its product is MRRLAPIIVALLALPLLGASAPPGARALAGVQPGLWEVSRSATGQGARRICLRDVASLASFAHPRERCQRTILGDRPGELVVDLQCVGGEFARSRISVTTPRSLKLESQGIHGGEPFDMTLYARRVGPCRPF